Genomic DNA from Blattabacterium sp. (Blaberus giganteus):
TCTAAATCAAATTCTTTGGCCGCTGTTAATAAATGATCGAAAACGCTCGCTTGTATCTTTTCATATTTAATGGATTCAGAAGTATTTGTGAAACAATATAATTCTATTGGTAAACCATAAGGAGTCGGCTCTAAATGTCTAACCATTAAAGTTTCTGATTGTGATATTTTTGGATGTCGAGACAAATATTCCAACGCATACTGACGAAAAAGACCAATATTTGTTAATCTTCTTCCATTAATATTTACACTTATGTCAATATTTTTTTCTTTATTAAAAATATCTATTTCTTTTTGTTTTTTTTGTATATAATTGTTTATTAAATAAACATGTTGAAATTTCTTTAAACTATCTGAATTATAAAAATGGAAAGATTGAATATTGAACAAGATAGATCTTTTGATTCTACGTATATTTTTTTGACGCATAAATTCAAAATTAGTAACAGCTGTAGAAATTAAATCATAAGTAGGAACACTAGTAATAGTTTTATCAAAATTTTCTATTTTTGCTGAAGTTAAATTGATTTCAGTAACCGTTCCTTCTATATTATATTTAGGAATTCTAATCCAATCTCCTACTTTTATCATTTTTGTGGAAGCCATTTGTACTCCTGAAACAAATCCTAATATTGTATCTCTAAATACTAATATCACAAATGCAGTTATTGCTCCTAAACTGGTTAAAACAGTAATAAGATCATTTTTTGTTATAATCGCAATAATAACTAAAAAACAGAATATGATAGATATAATTTTCAGTAACTGTGAAAAAGAACGGACTGCTATAGTTTGATGATTGTTTTCACTTGTAGCAATTCTCATAATAGAGTTCACTACTCGAATTAAAAATTGTAAAACAATTAAAACAAATAATATATCAAATATTTTTTCTAAATAAATGATAATAGTATGATAGCTTTTAAAAAATGGTTCAATTAATATTAACCCAATAGATAATGGAAAAAAATGTGCTAAACTATCAAACAC
This window encodes:
- a CDS encoding mechanosensitive ion channel family protein — encoded protein: MCCKVFIEKIIIIIFQIQGIYDSVHNMDLKKWGTITIIIIGKMLFFTIFLIILEFIFNRGVRFIGRRIVSSTHFIWDNILYENKVFDSLAHFFPLSIGLILIEPFFKSYHTIIIYLEKIFDILFVLIVLQFLIRVVNSIMRIATSENNHQTIAVRSFSQLLKIISIIFCFLVIIAIITKNDLITVLTSLGAITAFVILVFRDTILGFVSGVQMASTKMIKVGDWIRIPKYNIEGTVTEINLTSAKIENFDKTITSVPTYDLISTAVTNFEFMRQKNIRRIKRSILFNIQSFHFYNSDSLKKFQHVYLINNYIQKKQKEIDIFNKEKNIDISVNINGRRLTNIGLFRQYALEYLSRHPKISQSETLMVRHLEPTPYGLPIELYCFTNTSESIKYEKIQASVFDHLLTAAKEFDLEVTQVTKKEILKKW